A window of Cydia amplana chromosome 16, ilCydAmpl1.1, whole genome shotgun sequence genomic DNA:
CTTAACTTAATAGAATATATTACATACATTAATTTAGGTACGATAGGTTCGTCAACTTAGGGAACGAGACaatgattttcacgtttcacgatatgccttaAAACTGCCTGATTTTAcaatcggccgccgacattgATATGATGAAGATGATTCAtaatacatgtaggtacttattagctAGTATTAAGTATTAATACTTAACCACgaggttatttttttattattttaggtagatagcgacccgccccggctcgcacgggttaacaaattatacataaaccttcctcttgaatccctatctattaaaaaaaccgcatcaaaatccgttgcgtagttttaaagatctaagcatacagacagacagcgggaagcgactttgttttatactatgcggTGATGGCGACACTGTTGAACACGACTTCTATCGTGAactgcgtttttcaaaattcatctgtctctgtcactcgaTTAGATGCGAAAGAGATGGCGACAGATAAACTTTAAAGTAAGCCACTCACTATTTCGGTTTATAAgctgtgtacagtcagcaatactattagcTTTAGCACCTTTACATACAAATTTCTATATGCAGAGTggcgtaccttttctctgcagatGACTGTACTAAGGTTTTTCTATTTATATTTAGGTTacctattcataaaactttacaagccttAAGTTAATTTTTACTTTATCTCTTATTGGATTTTTTAACaattacataagtcaaaattaaAGATCaagacaaacgattaatagCTAATTGAGGCTTATATTGCGGTTATGAACAAAACCCTAGTCAGCAACGAGTATCTAAGTCAAAACAGATGGAGTACATATAGAAAACCACTGAGCAAGTCTAATAAACTGTCTTAGTTAAGTGGTTGAGTTATACAAGGCAGGAATGTCTCGGGGCTAAACCTCGTTAGTATCTTGTAAGCTAACTTCAGCCATCTTCCCAGCGGTGTCGGTGACGCTGTCCCGCTCGCGCAGCTGCGTGAGACAGAGAGCGACGATGCGCTCGAGGCCTCTGGTGACGCGCGCCGTGTCCCACACGCTCATGTCGGGGACGTGCACGAACAGGGTGCGCGTGTTGTCGGCGGCTAGGGATGTGTAGTAGATGTACTCGCATAGGTATCTTCAAACAAAGGAGTTCAGTCAATTTGTGACTTAAATTAAATCGATAACTTAACGATGTCAAAATGTAAAGAAAAGGAAGAAAGATTTTagatgaactgtcgcctgcggttaTTTCGGACCGGCACGACCTTCAAgagcctcctatatcataaaaaagctATGCCATTATCATATCTCGTTCTATGTCGAGAATGTGCATCTGCATTTGTCAGTAAACTATAACTGATAAGATAAGGCTGATGAGTTGAATCGTTGCCTCGTGTCGTTTTATTGCCAGTTATATACGAGTATTTATATGGTACCAGGTACCTATTGTTTCTGAAATTCTGATGTTATTTGCAGTTGATACAATAGTCGATAAACCTGCAAGACGTCAATGATTCAATACGACATATACTCAATCaaacatacttacttacttctTATCATGTTATTCCGCCGCTGCATGAGTTTCATCCACTAtccaggggtctccaaactccCGCGGGCCGGACAGTCCGGGTGTCGGCGGGCCGGGCGGGTTTGGAGACCCCTGCACTATACGATAAGTGGATGATATATTGGTAACTATGGCGATTTAAAGGTAAACCGGCCGCGAGAGCTGGTTTGCTTACAGCGGGGGGAGGAATGCGCAATGGTTAGTTGGCGGCAACTTACCTAGTCCTTTATTTATACTTGTCCTCGTCCAGATCACGCTAAATAGGCACAAATGCTATTGATTTGTGGAAAATGTCCAGCAAaactaaaggttccgtcacacaggcgcattttccagacggggcgtgagcggggcgcgccgcttttacatatacaaCGCTCAcggcccgcccggaaaacgcgtatGTGTGACGGAACCTCAAAGGTCCTCGTTCTGGTTACGCTTATATCCTGCTCACACCTGCACGCTCGTGAGCGTCATGACCCCACTAGACACAACAGTAGGTCTGCACTCACCGGCCCGCGTCCTTGGACTCGACGGCAGTCAGCTCCTCGTCCTGGTTGAGCTCTGCGCAGATCCTGGACACGTCCAGCTTGGTGTGCAGCCTGACGGCGCCGCCGGGGGCCGCGCAGCAGTGGTCGGCGGGACACTGCTCCAGGTAGTCCTGCCGCTGGTAGCCCTTGCGGTGCGCCTGCGTCTCTAGCGTCAGGCACTCCGCCACTCGAGATACGCCCACGTGGATCATCAGCTTAAACATTGAAATTggatgttttttagggttccgtagccaaatggcaaaaaacggaacccttatagattcgtcatgtctgtctgtctgtccgtctgtccgtctgtctgtccgtccgtatgtcacagccacttttctccgaaactataagaactatactgttgaaacttggtaagtagatgtattctgtgaaccgcattaagattttcacacaaaaatagaaaaaaaacaataaatttttggggttccccatacttcgaactgaaactcaaaaatttttttttcatcaaacccatacgtgtggggtatctatggataggtcttcaaaaatgatattgaggtttctaatatcatttttttctaaactgaatagtttgcgcgagagacacttccaaagtggtaaaatgtgtgtccccccccctgtaacttctaaaataagagaatgataaaactaaaaaaaatatatgatgtacattaccatgtaaacttccaccgaaaattggtttgaacgagatctagtaagtagtttttttttatacgtcttaaatcgcctaaatacggaacccttcatgggcgagtccgactcgcacttggccgctttttttttttgctgagaTCAAGGGCTTAAGACTTGGATCTACTAGCAATTAGAAATATacgacccatatggtggaaagatttgccggctggatgagatcttggtggctcagatggcagggcgctggagtatcgatccggaggccgtgagttcaataTTATAAGTCTCACccgagacagtaatttttccactttttaatttattctaagctttatagcatcgttcgcagacgtttctgcttgttaaaaatttaaattaagtattacCTATGCAGGATTAGGAAATAACGCGTGTAAATTTGGTCAGCattgaagtaggtaccttagGCTCGTGCGTGTCCCACAGCGCCGGCACGAACTCGTCCACGTTGCTGTAGGTGACCGGCAGCTCCAGCGTCACCAGCTCGATGCTGTGCTGCTTCTCCAGCGCCTCCTTGTCCATCAGCCTCACCGCCTCCCAGCTTGCGTTCACGGGGTGCCCCAGGAACGGCCCGAACCCCGTCACCAACACTATCGGCTTGAAGAACAAGTCCAAGTCGTTGCACATCTTAACCGTACACAACAGCTCTCTGTGATTATCTGAATAGTTTAATGCACGatgcaaaaataaaattaaaatatattgctTTTTGTTTCACAATGTTTTGACGTCTAATGATAAGAATGTCATTGTCAGGTGATAAGTAGGTAGTGTTAGTAGGTTGGCGGCACTGCACTGTTGAGCAATTGTTGCCACATGAAAACATATAATAGGGGCATTGTACATGAGCGCTATCGAAATTCGCTACAATAAATATGTTTTGGTTACAACACTACGTAGAACACTCTCGGTCTTTCAACCTGTCATTCAAGTTTCAACATTTTATCATTCATGaaattcattcattcgttcattttaaaatgaacaAACGTAGTCCTTGATATTTTCATATAGcgcgttttaaattttaataaatgatGTGCTCTATAAGttaacatttaaattattaatttattgtagTTATAGATACAGTTTTAGTTATCCGTAATACTATTACCAAATTGGCGGTGGGCAACTTAATGCCGCAGTGTTTACTCAGTTATAGGTTATGTTAGGGTCGAATCCATATTTTATAAAGAGACCTTGTTTATAATGACGGAGGGCGAGACTAGTAACAATACGCGGACGGTGGCGGTGCCGTGTCCGTTTGTGAAAAGGAAAGTGGAATGCGTCGGAGCGGCGTTCCTGAGGTACTTCAATATCAAATGCCACGGCGAGGATGCTTTGTTCGAAACGTCCACGGCGAACGAAAAATCGGAGGAGGTGGTGTTCGACGACGACGTGGAGTACCTGCGGAGCCTGGACCCTAAAGAATGGAAGCAGCAGGACCACTACGCCGTGTTGGGTATGAAACAGCTGCGCTACAGAGCGACGGACGATGACATTAAACGTGCGTACAGACAGAAAGTGCTGCGCCACCACCCGGACAAGCGCAAGGCGCAGGGCGAGGACGTGCGCAGCGACGACGACTACTTCACTTGCATCACCAAGGCGTACGAGACGCTGGGCGCGCCCGCCAAGCGCCGCTCCTACGACTCCGTGGACCCCGAGTTCGACGACTCCGTGCCGACGGCCGGCGACGTCAAGAAGGACGGCTTCTACCGGACGTTCACCAAGCTGTTCGAGCAGAACGCGCGCTGGTCGGAGAAGCGCCACGTGCCGCTGCTGGGCGACGACTCCAGCCCGCGCGAGGCCGTCGAGCGCTTCTACGCGTTCTGGTACGAGTTCGACTCGTGGCGCGAGTTCTCGTACCTCGACGAGGAGGAGAAGGAGCGCGGGCAGGACCGCGAGGAGCGGCGCTGGATCGAGAAGCAGAACAAGGCGGCGCGGGCCAAGCTCAAGAAGGAGGAGATGGCGCGCATCCGCTCGCTGGTGGACCTGGCGTACGCGCACGACCCGCGAGTGCAGCGCTTCAAGCAGGACGACAAGGACAAGAAACTCGCCGCCAAGCGCGCCCGACAGGTAACACCACTGACACTACTTTAAACTCACAAAGTAGCTACTTATGTTGATCTGTTCTACATAAGAAGAagaatgaaggaggcctacacccgaagggtagaaaagggctaaagagagaTTTTATGTAGAACAGATCAATATCTCTTTACtctaatatttaaataagggcgaaaaaaccggcaaagtgcgattcggactcgcgcacggagggttccgcaccatcaacaaaaaatagagcaaaacaagcaaaaaaacggtcacccatccaagtactgaccccgcccaacgttgcttaacttcggtcaaaaatcacgtttgttgtatgggagccccacttaaatctttattttattctgtttttagtatttgttgttatagcggcaacagaaatacatcatctgtgaaaatttcaaccgtctagctatcacggttcttgagatacagactggtgacagatggacggacggacagcggagtcttagtaacagggtcccgtttttaccctttgggtacggaaccctaaaaagataacaATATGAACTAATTCAAGAAACTTTAGGCTTGAACATGTCCCAGAACACAACACCGACACAAACTTATAGGAATCTTGTTGGCAGGACTCATTGGAGGACTGTTAACACTCGGACTGTGAGAAACAGAAGCttcatattattagattgcccaattagaaatgaaataataagcaaagaatgaaaaaataccgtttttattcccatacaaaaaataccggtatccgatccctgatcaTAACATGCAAATTgcctacatacatatacatgtaaTTAATATGCTGTTGTCTTAAGGATGCAGTTTTTGTTTATCATGTTACTTAAATTGATGACTCACTTGTGATAAGGAACTTCCTGGAACAATATGTGaaagatataatatatgtacctatatttagatATAATCTTTAGAAAGTCATTTGAATAATGGAATGTTGGGTAGACCTAACAACTtgtctaagggctcatttagatggtATGAGAATTCACAtgcaagtttcattacattgtggTCGTCATTTGattggtcggttgaattggataTATCCTCTACTTCTTCTTTGTTGTATCCTCATGACTGAGGGACCAgcaggctcagcacggttccatttttatcgactatcgctatgcccgtcactttcgcacttacatacttgttagaatgtgacaggcatggtgataaacgataaaaatgcgaccgtgctactagggatGATGACTGTAGACACTCTTCACCAGTGCTCTCCAAGCTGCTCTATCTTGGGCCCGGTGTATGCTACCCTGTAATTGTCTCTGATGTTATTCTGTCCGCCCAACGCGTGGCCACACGTCCATCCCTACGCTTCCTTACCATTCAGCCAGTGATTATGAGCTTTTCCAGACTATCTGGCCCCGTCCTGCCCAGGTGGCCGAAGATACCAAGTACACGTTGGATGCAAACAGTGGAGAGCGTTATAATGTTCGTCGAGAATAGATGCATTTGTACGGCGTTCAGTCCTTGAGATCCGGAGCATTTTCCGCCAGCACCACATCTCGAACGCATCTATCCTACGACGGGTTTCGGTTTTGATGGTCCAGGTTTCGGACGTCTACAGAATTATCGAGAAAACAAGGGTCCGCGTTAGTCGGCGCGTCGGCCGATGCGAGCCGAGCCGAATGAcgactttttcgctcttattgcgcaaACAAAGAGTTTTTTCTATCGGCTTTTGCCGATTCTGCGTCGATATATTAGGGGAGACTCTTaaggcacacaggcgcgttttccgggcggggcgtgagcgttttgtatgtaaaagcggcgcgccccgctcacgccgcgcccggaaaacgcgcttgtgtgacgaagcctttagtcgCAGTCGCCATCATCGCTCATTTGCAATCCCGAAGTATGTACACAAACTTCGTGCAACCACCTGAAGATCGTGCAACTCTTTGGTTCTCTGCATTTTACCAGGACGATCGATAAACATCAACTTTGTCTCGCTCCTGATATTGACCATAAGTTCTtatctgattttaataacatttgtaAATTCGTACCGTATACGGCCAgaatataaaaagaaaaataaattcaactaaaaaatctattaaaatGGTGGATGCGAAATAACAGCACAATAATGTAGTATTCCTTTATTGTATTGTAGGATGCCGTGCAAGCGAAGAAGGCGGAAGAAGACAGGCTCATAAAGGAGGCGCTGGCGGCCAAGCGGAGGGCCGAGGAGGCGGAGCGCGCGCGGCTCGAGGCCGCCCGCGCCGAGCGCGACCAGCTCAAGAAGCTGCTGAGGAAGGTAAATCACTCAGCGTGAAAATCTCATATCGTTCACTCACTACACTTGCACTGCACTATACTAGcttctcatcatcttcctcgcgttgtcccggcattttgccacggctcttgggagcctggggtccgctcggCAACTGAGCCCAggaattgacgtgggcactagtttttacgaatgcGACTGCCGTCTGACCTTCCAGCCCGGAGGGGAAACTTGgccttattggaattagtccggtttcctcacgatggtctccttcaccgaaaagagattggtaaatatcaaaagatATTTTGTACATTAGTTACGAAAAACTGATCGGTACGAGCTTTGaactttgaacccgcgacctccggattgcaagtcacacgctcctaccgctaggccaccggcGCTTCGATATCGAAgtctgataaaaaaatattctgtgTACTTCCTCTGCCTCAAATTATTCCCATgccatgaatatttttttt
This region includes:
- the LOC134655068 gene encoding dnaJ homolog subfamily C member 2, translated to MTEGETSNNTRTVAVPCPFVKRKVECVGAAFLRYFNIKCHGEDALFETSTANEKSEEVVFDDDVEYLRSLDPKEWKQQDHYAVLGMKQLRYRATDDDIKRAYRQKVLRHHPDKRKAQGEDVRSDDDYFTCITKAYETLGAPAKRRSYDSVDPEFDDSVPTAGDVKKDGFYRTFTKLFEQNARWSEKRHVPLLGDDSSPREAVERFYAFWYEFDSWREFSYLDEEEKERGQDREERRWIEKQNKAARAKLKKEEMARIRSLVDLAYAHDPRVQRFKQDDKDKKLAAKRARQDAVQAKKAEEDRLIKEALAAKRRAEEAERARLEAARAERDQLKKLLRKERKALRDTCKANNYYAKTEEETVAHMAAVEKICEVMKLLELQELVKRLDAAGRGAFLLAVKDADDRLEEERRALFETKKEQEQKVKKELASKLPVEWSADMTQLLIKAVNLFPAGTGRRWDVVADFLNRHGTFVDERRFHAKEVLAKAKDLQSSDFSKSSLKKAANEEAFDTFEKDKKRAVGVDVVSGISNSDSGSELVNGTAEPKMNGDGPKELKEVPWTKTEQELLEQAIKSFPASTPERWDKIAACIPARSRKDCVKRYRELVELVKAKKRAADLAK
- the LOC134655096 gene encoding pyroglutamyl-peptidase 1, with the translated sequence MCNDLDLFFKPIVLVTGFGPFLGHPVNASWEAVRLMDKEALEKQHSIELVTLELPVTYSNVDEFVPALWDTHEPKLMIHVGVSRVAECLTLETQAHRKGYQRQDYLEQCPADHCCAAPGGAVRLHTKLDVSRICAELNQDEELTAVESKDAGRYLCEYIYYTSLAADNTRTLFVHVPDMSVWDTARVTRGLERIVALCLTQLRERDSVTDTAGKMAEVSLQDTNEV